Genomic window (Caldisalinibacter kiritimatiensis):
CCTAATTCTACTAATTTTCCAACTGTTACATCGGCCCAATGATTACCCATGTCTGAAAATCTATTGGCTATTTGTTTGAAGTGATTTTCTCTTTGTTCTAGCTCTTTTTCAATTGCATTAAATAATTCTTGTTCATTATAATTTTCCTTATTAAGAATTTCCATTATTTCTTCATTGAAATTTTCATTATTATCTCCATAAGTGTTTTGTAAAGGTATTAGACATGTAAATAATACAAAAAACATTAAAATTGAAACTATTTTTTTCATTTGTTAATCTCTCCTTTCAAAATTATTCACTTATTCAGTCCTGACCCCGTTTAATATTTATAAAATATCTCTACCTTATTATTACGCCCTTCTTTATTTCTGATTTTATTTAATAAACTTTCAGTAAATCCATCTAATTCTAAATCCTCAATTTCTTTTAAATCTACCCACTTATATTCCTCTGCTTCTTCATTTAATGTAACGTCATATGAGTCTGTTTTACAAATGTATGCAATAAATATAAAGTGTTTTTGCTGATGATATGCATCGCTAAAAATACTTTCTGTTATACCTATTGGGTTGATGTCATATATCTTTAATCCCGTTTCTTCTAATACCTCCCTTCTTAAAGCTTCCTCCATTGTTTCACCTAACTCAATATGTCCACCTGGGATTACATAATTGTTGTCCCATTTACTTGATTTACATAGAAGTATTTTTTTATCTGGATTGAAAATTATAGCTCCAACTGTAGGTTCTGGATATCTCATTTTATACTTCCTTTCCTTATACTTAAAATTGTCGTCACCCCCCAAAGTTTTTTATAGAATAATTTAGGGGCGACGACAATTTAATATATCTTATTAATTTTCCATTGATTTCTTTATTTCTTCTACTTCTTCTTTCGATAGTCCTGTTGCTTCTATTATTGTTTCTATGTTTATTTTCATTTTTAGCAAATTCTTTGCTATTTTTATCTTTTCTTCTTTCCTACCTTCTTTCCTACCTTCTTTCCTACCTTCTTTTATACCTTCTTTTATACCTTCTTTTATACCTTCTTTTATACCTTCTTCTCTACCTTCCTTTAAAGCTTTTTCTTTAGCTCTTTGAAGTTGTAACTCTGCATATGCTTTCTTTGATTTCTCGTCCATAATCCACTTTTGTCTTTGGTAGTACATCTGTCTTGCTAATTCGTCTTTACTCAATTCTTCTAGCATTTCTCCAGCCATATCTATCACCTCACTTTTATTTCTTAGGTCTTCTATGACTTCTTTTTTTCCTTCTTTTCCTGCATCCTTTAAAAAAGTTAGCCATTTCTCTAAGTCATTAAGCTCATTTATATTTTCTTTTTCTTTGAATTTAGGTAGTTCTATATAGTGTATCTCTAAATCGTCTAGTAGTACAAAATTCTCTTCTATTTCTTTTATTTTAAATATACTATGATATTTTTCTGTATTTTTTAGTAAGTTAAAGTCTAGAAAATTTACTACTATACATTTTTTTAATCTATCATATGGGTCTCCTTCTTCTATTGTCTCTGTATACATCCTTGACCAATAGTATAATGCCCTTTTTCTATAGTTGTCAACATTTGTTACCTGCACTTCTATATCTATTAGTTCTCCCTTTTGTGTTTTTACTTTTATGTCTAGTATTGATATTTTGTCTTCCTTGTATTCTTTGTCATTGAATGGATTTAAGTATGTAAGATCTTCTATTTTTTCTCCTTCTTCTAATCCTAATACAGCATTCAATAGATTGATCAATAGTATTTTACTTTTTTTACTTCCTGAAAATATTTTTTTAAATACAAAGTCTACCAAGGGGCTCATTAAAGGATACTGTGCCATTTTCATCCCTCTTTTCCTTTTATTTATATTATATCATATATATTGACTCTCAGATAAGACAAATATCATTTAGCCATAATACTAGCTACAAAACAGGTTAAGGGTATAGTAAGTATTAATCCAATGCTCCCAGATAAGCTCCTTATAATCTCAATACTCAAAAGCTCTGTATTTAATGCATATGTAAAAGATGCATCTGAGGTTATATAAATAATAAGTAAAGGCATAAAACTACCTACATAAGCTAGTATAAGAGTATTTACCATAGTAGACATTACGTCTTTTCCTACCTTTAGCCCTGAGCCCATAAGCTCTCTAAAATGTGCTCTAGGAGCTTTTCTTTTAATTTCAAATATTACAGAAGTAACAGACATACTTACATCCATAACTACTCCTATAGTACCTATAATTATTGCACTCATATATAACCCTTTAAAGTTGATTTTTAAACCTATGTTAGTAACTAGAAACATCACATCATCATCTGCTAATCCACTTATATGGCATCTATAGCTATATATTTTAGATAATAACCCTGCTACAAAGGTACCTCCTGTTGTACCTATTATTGCAGCCAAACTTTTTTTAGTAAATCCAGATATAAGTATAAAGCTTACAATTATTATAACTGAAGCTCCCATTACCGAAATTGTTATAGCATCATACCCCTTCAATATTGAAGGGATTATAAATTTAATAATAATGAATCCTGAAATTGCCAATGATGTTAAAGATAATATACCCTTCAATCCTCCGAATATCACTAATAGTATTAAAAAGATAATACTTAAGTTTTTTAAATGTTCTAACCTCCATACACTGATTAATTTAGGAGTTAATCTATTATTCTCATCATAGGACAAACTAATCAACACTTTATCCCCTGTATTTAATTCATAATTGTGTAACGAATATTCAAGGATTTGGTGTCTTACAAGTACAATCTTATCTTTATACTTTCCTTCTAGTATTTTTACTTTTATTAACTGTTCTTGAACATAATCTCCTTTTTTAATAGATACATCCATAACTTCTCCAGTTACCTGTAAACTATCTACTGCCATACTATATTCACTATTAACTAATAACATTAATGCTATAGAAATTAATAATATCTTTATCTTCATACTATTTCCCCCTGATAATAATTTAGACAAGCATAAAACACTTAATAAATTACTATTTCAGTAGGAATAATTTTATGATAGAAAAATAAGGTCAAGCCTAAGTTATTCAGGCCTGACCCCGTCTACCGTTTAACTTTAATTTGAAACTTTTTTCTCTAATTTATTTATTATATTCTTAAGAGCACTTTTGCTACTAGTATGACTTCTAATAATAGGTATATTTTTCTTCTTTGCTTTTTTAATGGCTGATTGAACCATCTTATGAGAAACTGTACTTGTAAATATAATGATAGCATCAGGTGAACCAATTCTTTTATGAAAATTAGCTTTCATCTGAGTTAATACCTTGATATTATGTCCTGATTCTTTACATGTTCTTTTATATTCATTGTGCATACAATCATGTCCTCCGACTAAGACTATACTCATTTGGCATCATTCCTATTATTATGACTGATTGCACAAGTGCTACAAGAACCAGAACAACCACTACAGCTAGTTTCTCCTTTCACAAATTTATTTATGTTTTTAAATACTATATACAATGCTGTTCCTATTATCACCCCGCCGATTAAATAGTTAATCATAACTCCTTTCCTCCCTTTTAAAATACTATTTAATTAAACAACTAGTTTCCCTATTTGATAAATTAATAAAGCTACTAAATAAGCTACACTTGTTTGATATCCTAAAGCAAATAAAGTCCACTTCCATGAGTTAAACTCTCTTTTCATTGCTCCTATTGCTGCTATACACGGTGCAGCAAGAAGGTTAAATGCCATAAATGACCATGCCTTTAATGGTGTAAACATTACTTGGATATTAGAAATAAGCTCTGCTGAATCCTCAGCTACCTCTCCTACTCCACTTAAAATTCCAAATGTCGCAACAACCACCTCTTTAGCTACTAATCCTGTAAATATAGCAACAGATGAAATCCAATCTCCAAATCCAAGGGGTTTGAATATCGGTGAAATAATTCTCCCAATTGATGCTAATATACTATTAGATATATCTTCTATTAAAGAAAGTGAAGGACTAAAGGATTGTAAGAACCATATAATAACTGATGCTGCAAATATAATTGTCCCTGCTTTCTTTAAAAATGCTTTTCCTCTATCCCACATATGAATTAATAACCCCTTAATTGTTGGAACTCTATAAGGTGGCAATTCCATTACGAAAGGAGCACTTTCTCCTTTAAAAACTGTGTTTTTAAGTAATATACCAGATAATATAGCTACTACTATCCCCAATACATAAATTGTAAATACAACAACTCCACTATTTTGTGGGAAAAACGCTGATGCAAACATTACATAAATAGGAAGCTTAGCTCCACATGAAATAAATGGTGTTAATAGTATTGTCAGCTTTCTATCCTTATCGTTTTCTAGTGTTCTTGTTGCCATAATTCCAGGAACAGAGCAACCAGAACCTATTAACATTGGAATAAATGATTTTCCTGTCAATCCAAATTTTCTGAAGAATTTATCCATTACAAAGGCTACTCTTGCCATATATCCACTGTCCTCTAAAAGAGATATAAAGAAGAATAATATCATAAGCTGTGGAACGAATACTAATACAGACCCTATCCCTCCAATAATACCATCTATAATTAAAGCATGTAACCATTCTGCTGCATTAAAGCTAGTTAATAATAAAGAAATTTTATCTGCTAAAAGTCCTATTCCTTCCTCTACCCATCCAATTGTATAGTCACCTAAAGTTTGAATGGATACGTAGTAAACAACCCACATAATAGCTAAAAATATAGGTATTGCTAATATTCTATTTGTTACTACCTTGTCTATTTTATCTGATGTGGTCAAATTACCTTTATTTTTCTTTTTCACAGCTACTTTCACAATCTTATCTATGAATTCATATCTTCGGTCAGCTAGTATACTTTCCATATCATCATCATATTTTGTTTCTAACTTTTCTATTATTTTGTCTATATATTCTTCTATATCATTATCAATTGATATTTTCTCTAATATTTTTTCATCCTGTTCTAATAGCTTTATCGAGAGCCATCTACTGTTGTAGCCTTCCTCTTCAGCTAAGTGACTTACTTTATCCTGAATATCCTTTATTGAAGTTTCTAAATCCTTTTGGAACATACTTACTGATTGTTGTAATGATACACCATCACTTACTACCTTCTCACACTCTTTTACAAGCTTTTCGATTCCAGTACCTTTATTAGCTGATATAGGTACTATAGGCATTTCTAGTTTTTGCTCTAATAAATTAACATCAATTTTGTCCCCATTTTTCTCTATTACATCCATCATATTTAATGCAATGATGATAGGTACTCCGATTTCTTTTAACTGAGTTGTTAAGTACAAATTCCTTTCTATGTTTGTTGCATCTATTATATTTATAATTGCATCTGGCTTCTCATCTGTAATATAATTTCTTGCAACGACTTCTTCTAAAGTATATGGAGATAATGAATATATGCCTGGCAAGTCTATAATATTGATGTTAGTTTTTGATTTTCTTAGTTTTCCTTCTTTCTTTTCTACTGTTACTCCCGGCCAGTTTCCAACATACTGCGTACTTCCTGTCAAAGCATTAAATAATGTAGTTTTCCCACTGTTGGGATTACCAACTAATGCAATTTTATGTGATTTACTAGTATCTTTAATTGCAACTGTATTAGCCAAAATAATACCCTCCTTATCGTTGTTGATAATTATTCTCATTTAGGCTTAAAAAAATATTATTCCACTATTATATTTTCTGCATCTTCTTTTCTTAGGGTTAATTCATATCCCCTTAAATTTATTTCAATAGGGTCACCTAGTGGAGCTACCTTTCTTACAAAAATGTCTTCTCCTTTTGTTATTCCCATGTCCATTAGTCTTCTACGTAAAGGTCCTTTTACCTTAATCTTTTTTATTTTTGCCGTTTCACCTACTTTTACATCTCTTAATGTTTTATCCATGCATTCTGCCTCCTTTTATTAATTGATAAAAACAAGCTTTTGTTGAAGATATTGAAAATCATTCTCAATTAAAAACAAAACAATAAATCTATGCTACAGTATTCACCATAATTTTTTGTGCAACCCCTCTTCCAATAGCTATTTTGCTTCCCCTTAAAGCTACTATCATACGTCCCCCTTCATTTCTCACAATCTCAACCTGAGTACCTTTATTTAACCCCAATTCTATTAATCTTTTTGCTGCTTTCTTGCCTCCTACAATAGTATCTATTATACCCTTTTCTCCAACATTGAGAAAATTTAGTGGTAAAGCTCTCATAACCAGCCCTCCTACATTATATATAATTTTATAAGTATCTATAGCTATAAATCATATACAGATAAAATGAATAAGTTTTTAATGTAATTGATAACGATTTTCAATTTCATCTATAGAATACCATATTATTTTCATCAATGCAACCATTTTATTATATGAAAAAACGACAAAAATTATCATCTATTTAATAAATGCTATAAATATTGCTATATATCCATAAAAAACTCTATTTTAATAAAATAGCCAGGTTGCTAACCCCGACTATTCATAAATGTTAATTTAAACATTTATTACAGTTGCCTAAATTTATTGATTAATATATTTGACAACTCACTAGATATATTATTCCCCCAGAAAATCCCTTTAGTTGTTAAATGGTACTGGTAGTTTTTCTTCTCTACAAAACCCTCATTTATTAAATGATCCATAAAATCTTTAATACATTCTCCGTGGTTTGCATTTTGTATGCTATTTAAATCCAATTTAGTCATCTGTATCTGTCCAACTACTTTATTAATAAAATCATAAAGTGAATTCATCTCTGTACATTTTACACTTTTTATGTTTTGTATTTCTTCTCTATAACTATCTAAATCAAGAGAATTCATAACTAAAATATTTCCAATATATCCTCCGGCTCCTGCTCCTAAAGGTAAAGTATCTTCTCCCTCATATCTTCTTACTATATACTTGTATTTATCTCTTTTTGACCTTACTAATTTAGTCAACTCTAGAAAATCAAAACCGTTATCTTTAGTGTTTTCTACAATACTGTTAAAAAACAGTTTTTCTCTTTCAAAATTATTTTTATAGTAAGCTTCTGGATTTTTTATTTTTTTACTCAAATAAGCTTTTTCATTTATTATTAAAGAATATAATGAAAAGCCGGCCAAATCTAGTTTTTTAACAATGTTTATGTCTTCTACAACATCAGCTAAACCCTGTTCAGGATAATTATATATAATATCTATATTTACATTTGAAAAACCTTCTTTTTTTAGTTTGTTTAATTTTTCTATTACAATTTCCTTTGTTCCTCGTCTACCTAATATAAGCCTTCCCCTGTTGGAAAAGGTTTGAACACCTATACTAAATCTATTCACCCCTTGTTCCTTAAACATTTGAATTTTTTCATCAGTAAGATCTGAAATACTTGTTTCAATAGTTATCTCGCAATCTTCAGTTAATGGAAGATAATCTTTTATAGCTTTGAGTATTTTTTCTAATTCCTCTTTATCAAGAGTCGTAGGAGTGCCTCCTCCAAAATAAATTGCATCATATTTACTATTCTTAATATAAGCATATTTACTATAATTTTTAATTTGCTTTACTATCAAATCTCCATAATCTGATGATGGAACTTTTAAGCTTCGTCTCATATTGCAGAAAGTACATATATTAGTACAATAAGGAATATGAATATATATTGCTCCTTTTCTATTCTTTATATAATTTTCATTTAATTGGTCACTTAAACTCTTACTACCCTTAACTAAATATCTAAAATTTTCTCTAAAATTATGATGTGACTTTAACCTATTTGTATATCTATTTTGGTCTAAAATCATTTATTATCACCTTTCTTATAATGAATAAATTAAATCTTTAAATACGCTTTGAGCTTTTTCTATGTCATCTTCATTAGGATGTTTACTTGCTTCTTCATGTCTTTTTCTTGTCTCTTCTGTCATAGCATGAGGATGATTTGGAGGTAATTTTTCAAAGTTTTTTGTTAGCTTAGAATCTATTTTCCCTTGACATAAAAACTCTCCCACAATTTCATTTTCATACTCAACAATTTCTTTTGTTCTTCTCATAGATTTCTTTGCATGTTCTGAGTCTGGATATGCTCCTAAAGTTCCAAAGAGACCTATCTTTTTACCTTTTATGTTTTTCATGTATTTTCTAGCTTTTTCATCAGCAATACCTTTATCTACCCAAAAGCCTATAATTATTAAATCAAATTCTTCTGGATTAACATTGTCTTCTACTGGTGCTAACACACTACCCTCTGGTAGTATTTTGTATATTCCTTCTGCTACTTTTTTTGTGTTTCCTGTTTTACTTGAATATATTAATAAAATCTTCATATTCTCTCTCCTTCTAATTTGTTTTTATTAGGAATAATTATAGGGTGACCATCTATTTCATCATAATAAATTCTTGAATCTACATTATAAACCTTTCTTATCAATTCTTTTTTTAATATCTCCTTTGGAGCACCATCAGAAACTATTTGTCCCTTTTTTAGAACAATAACTCTATCACTATATTTTGCTGCTTGATTTAAGTCATGAAGAACCATAACTACTGTCATATTAGATTTTTGGTTTAGTTTCTTAACAAGTTCTAATAATTCTAATTGATGAGAAATATCCAAATAAGTAGTTGGTTCATCTAACAACAATACCTTTGGTTCCTGCGCTAATGCTACTGCTAGCCAAACTCTTTGCCTTTCTCCACCAGATAGACAATTAATTTTTTTATTTTGCAATTCTTGAAGGTTAGTATTTTCAATAACCCAAGCTATTACTTTTTGGTCTTCTTCATCTTTACTTTGATACCATTTTTTATGAGGTAATCTTCCATAATATATTAAATCCCTAACGCTTATATCAGAAGGATAAGTATTATGTTGAAGAAGAATTGAAACACTTCTAGAAACTTCTTTGTTACTCATGCGTGTGATATTGTTTTTTCCTATATAAACTATTCCTTTTTGAGGATTTAACAATTTTGCTAATGACATTAGAACTGTTGATTTTCCAGAACCATTAGGTCCTATTATAGATACAATCTGTCCTTTTTGAATATCTATCGTAAAATCTCTTATAACAGTCTTTTTTCCATAACCTAAACACAAATTAGATATCTTAACTGCATTCACCTATCCCCCCCCCTTCTAAGCAAATATAAAAAGAAAGGACCACCTATTACTGCCATTATAGTTCCTACTGGAAGCTCTATGGGTTTTGCTATAATTCTTGCAAAAGTATCTGCTAAAAGTAGCATAGTGGCTCCACCAATCATGCTAAGTGGCAATAAATATTTATAATCTGAACCTATAACAAGTCTGCTTATATGTGGTATAACCAATCCAATAAATCCAATTACCCCAACTACAGAAGTTGATATCCCAGCAAGAAAGGCTCCCAATAAAGAAAGTAATACTCTACTCCTATTTACATTAAAGCCCAAATTGACCGCCTTTTCATCGGATAATAATAGTATATTTGCTGGTCTTATACAGAAATATGATAATATCAAACCTATGATGCTATATACTAAAATCATATTTAAGTCGTTCCAACTTCTACCCGAAATACTTCCGTTTATCCACATCAGTATTCCCTGAATCTTATCACTATTTAATACTGATATTAAAGAAGTAGCACCTCCTAACATAGCGTTTATTGCAACTCCAGATAAAATTATTCTTACTGGTTTTATCCCTTGTTTCCATGCTAAAATAAATATTAAAAAAGTTGCTAAAACTCCTCCAAAGAAAGCAAATAAAGGTACTAAATACGTATACTGTGGAACTATTAGCATTATAATAATGGCTCCTAAACTTGCACCCGACGAAACTCCTATAATTCCTGGGTCAGCCAAGGGATTTTTCATCACAGATTGTAAAAGTGCACCTGAAACTGCTAAATTGGCACCAACTAATGCAGCAATTAAAACCCTTGGCAATCTAATATCCACTATTATTGATTTATTTATCATATCTCCTTTATCTAATAATACTTTTAATAACTCGTTTACAGGAATATTAACACTTCCTACACCGATAGCTAATAATACAGTTATTATAAACATTAGTATAGAAATTAAAATGATTAATACTTTTTTCATTCCAAATCCCCTATCACTTTACTTTATTGGTCTAATTGATATAGTATTTTACCTAATCTTTCTATTGCTCCTACTAATCTTATGTTTCCTGAAACACCAAAATAATTGTTGTCTAAATCATAAACATTTCCGTTTTTAACAGCTTTAAAATTCATCCATATTGGGTTGTTTGAAAATTCTTTTTCAAACATTTTTTTACTATCCTCTGGACTAGCATGAGTTAATCTAAGTATGATATCTGGTTGAGTTTTCAATGCGTTTTCCATACTTATAGGTACATAAGCTTCTTTAAAGCTTCCCATTAGTTGAGTTGTATTTATCCCACCTAATTCGTTAACTAAACTTCCCACAAAGGATTTATCTGTTGCTAACATAATACTTTTTGGAGTCCCAAACAAAATCATAACTTTAGGCTTTTGCATATCTTTTGTCTCTTTCAAAATTCCCTCTACTTTAAAGTTTACTTCATCTATAAATTCTTTAGCTTCTTTTTGTTTTCCAAAAGTGTCTCCAAGTATCTTTATTGAATCTAACATATCATCATAGGAATTATTGGTGATAAAAAGTGATTTTATTTTGCTATCCTTTAGTTCCTTTTCTAATCTTGGTTGTAATGAAGATACTGAAACAAATATGTCTGGATTTAAAGATTTTATTATTTCAATATCTGGCGTCATAGGTTTTCCTATCCTTTTTGCTTTATTACAGCTTTCAGGTAACTTATACCTACTATTAGGTACTCCAACCATTTCTACATCTAACAAATCTAGCATTTCTACTACCGCAACAGTACCTGCTACAGTTCTCTCTGGATAGTTTTTACTTGTTTCTTGATTTTCTTTATTCTCAATTTTCCCTGAAACTTGAGATGCACTACATCCCACAACTCCTACTAACACTAACGTTAAACACAAAAACAAAGCTAGTTTCTTTTTCATAAAATAACCTCCTTAAACGTTATAATGTTAAATTATTATAGTTTAATCAATTTTTTATTGAATTGAATTATTTAATATCCTATAATATTGATAATGAATATCATTTTCAATATTATTATAGGTTATATTTTATAAAATTTCTTTAAATATATTCCACTTTTTTTTAACTATTTTTTGAAATTAGATCATGCTTAATAAAAGGAGGATTTTAATGAAATTATTTGAATTAGAAGAAGAGTTAATAAATAAGATGGACATAGGGGATAAAAAATCTATATTAAAAGTCTATAAAAAACTATATGAATGTTATACCTGTTATGACTTAGGAAATGGTTTAAAGGTAAGGTCTATTAAAAATCATCTTATATTACTTAATCAACATTTGTACAATAATTTCTATAACAAA
Coding sequences:
- a CDS encoding S-layer homology domain-containing protein; this translates as MKKIVSILMFFVLFTCLIPLQNTYGDNNENFNEEIMEILNKENYNEQELFNAIEKELEQRENHFKQIANRFSDMGNHWADVTVGKLVELGILDGYGDGTFKPNNTITRAEFSKVVRTSLKLDL
- a CDS encoding NUDIX domain-containing protein; its protein translation is MRYPEPTVGAIIFNPDKKILLCKSSKWDNNYVIPGGHIELGETMEEALRREVLEETGLKIYDINPIGITESIFSDAYHQQKHFIFIAYICKTDSYDVTLNEEAEEYKWVDLKEIEDLELDGFTESLLNKIRNKEGRNNKVEIFYKY
- a CDS encoding Rpn family recombination-promoting nuclease/putative transposase, whose product is MAQYPLMSPLVDFVFKKIFSGSKKSKILLINLLNAVLGLEEGEKIEDLTYLNPFNDKEYKEDKISILDIKVKTQKGELIDIEVQVTNVDNYRKRALYYWSRMYTETIEEGDPYDRLKKCIVVNFLDFNLLKNTEKYHSIFKIKEIEENFVLLDDLEIHYIELPKFKEKENINELNDLEKWLTFLKDAGKEGKKEVIEDLRNKSEVIDMAGEMLEELSKDELARQMYYQRQKWIMDEKSKKAYAELQLQRAKEKALKEGREEGIKEGIKEGIKEGIKEGRKEGRKEGRKEEKIKIAKNLLKMKINIETIIEATGLSKEEVEEIKKSMEN
- a CDS encoding YibE/F family protein, translating into MKIKILLISIALMLLVNSEYSMAVDSLQVTGEVMDVSIKKGDYVQEQLIKVKILEGKYKDKIVLVRHQILEYSLHNYELNTGDKVLISLSYDENNRLTPKLISVWRLEHLKNLSIIFLILLVIFGGLKGILSLTSLAISGFIIIKFIIPSILKGYDAITISVMGASVIIIVSFILISGFTKKSLAAIIGTTGGTFVAGLLSKIYSYRCHISGLADDDVMFLVTNIGLKINFKGLYMSAIIIGTIGVVMDVSMSVTSVIFEIKRKAPRAHFRELMGSGLKVGKDVMSTMVNTLILAYVGSFMPLLIIYITSDASFTYALNTELLSIEIIRSLSGSIGLILTIPLTCFVASIMAK
- a CDS encoding DUF2325 domain-containing protein; this encodes MSIVLVGGHDCMHNEYKRTCKESGHNIKVLTQMKANFHKRIGSPDAIIIFTSTVSHKMVQSAIKKAKKKNIPIIRSHTSSKSALKNIINKLEKKVSN
- a CDS encoding FeoB-associated Cys-rich membrane protein is translated as MINYLIGGVIIGTALYIVFKNINKFVKGETSCSGCSGSCSTCAISHNNRNDAK
- the feoB gene encoding ferrous iron transport protein B, translating into MANTVAIKDTSKSHKIALVGNPNSGKTTLFNALTGSTQYVGNWPGVTVEKKEGKLRKSKTNINIIDLPGIYSLSPYTLEEVVARNYITDEKPDAIINIIDATNIERNLYLTTQLKEIGVPIIIALNMMDVIEKNGDKIDVNLLEQKLEMPIVPISANKGTGIEKLVKECEKVVSDGVSLQQSVSMFQKDLETSIKDIQDKVSHLAEEEGYNSRWLSIKLLEQDEKILEKISIDNDIEEYIDKIIEKLETKYDDDMESILADRRYEFIDKIVKVAVKKKNKGNLTTSDKIDKVVTNRILAIPIFLAIMWVVYYVSIQTLGDYTIGWVEEGIGLLADKISLLLTSFNAAEWLHALIIDGIIGGIGSVLVFVPQLMILFFFISLLEDSGYMARVAFVMDKFFRKFGLTGKSFIPMLIGSGCSVPGIMATRTLENDKDRKLTILLTPFISCGAKLPIYVMFASAFFPQNSGVVVFTIYVLGIVVAILSGILLKNTVFKGESAPFVMELPPYRVPTIKGLLIHMWDRGKAFLKKAGTIIFAASVIIWFLQSFSPSLSLIEDISNSILASIGRIISPIFKPLGFGDWISSVAIFTGLVAKEVVVATFGILSGVGEVAEDSAELISNIQVMFTPLKAWSFMAFNLLAAPCIAAIGAMKREFNSWKWTLFALGYQTSVAYLVALLIYQIGKLVV
- a CDS encoding FeoA family protein, producing MDKTLRDVKVGETAKIKKIKVKGPLRRRLMDMGITKGEDIFVRKVAPLGDPIEINLRGYELTLRKEDAENIIVE
- a CDS encoding FeoA family protein produces the protein MRALPLNFLNVGEKGIIDTIVGGKKAAKRLIELGLNKGTQVEIVRNEGGRMIVALRGSKIAIGRGVAQKIMVNTVA
- a CDS encoding coproporphyrinogen-III oxidase family protein, which encodes MILDQNRYTNRLKSHHNFRENFRYLVKGSKSLSDQLNENYIKNRKGAIYIHIPYCTNICTFCNMRRSLKVPSSDYGDLIVKQIKNYSKYAYIKNSKYDAIYFGGGTPTTLDKEELEKILKAIKDYLPLTEDCEITIETSISDLTDEKIQMFKEQGVNRFSIGVQTFSNRGRLILGRRGTKEIVIEKLNKLKKEGFSNVNIDIIYNYPEQGLADVVEDINIVKKLDLAGFSLYSLIINEKAYLSKKIKNPEAYYKNNFEREKLFFNSIVENTKDNGFDFLELTKLVRSKRDKYKYIVRRYEGEDTLPLGAGAGGYIGNILVMNSLDLDSYREEIQNIKSVKCTEMNSLYDFINKVVGQIQMTKLDLNSIQNANHGECIKDFMDHLINEGFVEKKNYQYHLTTKGIFWGNNISSELSNILINKFRQL
- a CDS encoding flavodoxin family protein, with amino-acid sequence MKILLIYSSKTGNTKKVAEGIYKILPEGSVLAPVEDNVNPEEFDLIIIGFWVDKGIADEKARKYMKNIKGKKIGLFGTLGAYPDSEHAKKSMRRTKEIVEYENEIVGEFLCQGKIDSKLTKNFEKLPPNHPHAMTEETRKRHEEASKHPNEDDIEKAQSVFKDLIYSL
- a CDS encoding ABC transporter ATP-binding protein, with the translated sequence MNAVKISNLCLGYGKKTVIRDFTIDIQKGQIVSIIGPNGSGKSTVLMSLAKLLNPQKGIVYIGKNNITRMSNKEVSRSVSILLQHNTYPSDISVRDLIYYGRLPHKKWYQSKDEEDQKVIAWVIENTNLQELQNKKINCLSGGERQRVWLAVALAQEPKVLLLDEPTTYLDISHQLELLELVKKLNQKSNMTVVMVLHDLNQAAKYSDRVIVLKKGQIVSDGAPKEILKKELIRKVYNVDSRIYYDEIDGHPIIIPNKNKLEGERI
- a CDS encoding FecCD family ABC transporter permease, which codes for MKKVLIILISILMFIITVLLAIGVGSVNIPVNELLKVLLDKGDMINKSIIVDIRLPRVLIAALVGANLAVSGALLQSVMKNPLADPGIIGVSSGASLGAIIIMLIVPQYTYLVPLFAFFGGVLATFLIFILAWKQGIKPVRIILSGVAINAMLGGATSLISVLNSDKIQGILMWINGSISGRSWNDLNMILVYSIIGLILSYFCIRPANILLLSDEKAVNLGFNVNRSRVLLSLLGAFLAGISTSVVGVIGFIGLVIPHISRLVIGSDYKYLLPLSMIGGATMLLLADTFARIIAKPIELPVGTIMAVIGGPFFLYLLRRGGDR
- the isdE gene encoding heme ABC transporter substrate-binding protein IsdE; translation: MKKKLALFLCLTLVLVGVVGCSASQVSGKIENKENQETSKNYPERTVAGTVAVVEMLDLLDVEMVGVPNSRYKLPESCNKAKRIGKPMTPDIEIIKSLNPDIFVSVSSLQPRLEKELKDSKIKSLFITNNSYDDMLDSIKILGDTFGKQKEAKEFIDEVNFKVEGILKETKDMQKPKVMILFGTPKSIMLATDKSFVGSLVNELGGINTTQLMGSFKEAYVPISMENALKTQPDIILRLTHASPEDSKKMFEKEFSNNPIWMNFKAVKNGNVYDLDNNYFGVSGNIRLVGAIERLGKILYQLDQ